One genomic region from Gemmobacter sp. 24YEA27 encodes:
- the trbG gene encoding P-type conjugative transfer protein TrbG, whose protein sequence is MTPLVSCKAAVPAFRKPVVAALLLSVSVLAGCARNQVPQFTYDDDVPPVATTTTAVADTRPRPLHVPPAWTVARGGTAAGTPDGRVENANAAARIEPRREGYYNAIQIYPWSEGALYQVYAAVGQITTIALEPGESLTGAGPIAAGDTARWVIGDTESGSGANRRVQILVKPTRPDISTNLVITTDRRIYMIELRAREALYMPAVAWSYPAPPPGQRPSVPTAPTIPAESARNYRYGLQLPGASPPWRPVAVFDDGRRVYVVFPRGIVQGEMPPLFVLGSDGEPQIVNSRIHQNVLIVDRLFGAAELRLGSGDRQQVVRIIRLEPTQAEAVTSAPTAGGSPT, encoded by the coding sequence ATGACCCCTCTGGTATCCTGCAAAGCCGCAGTCCCGGCTTTCCGTAAACCCGTTGTTGCGGCTTTGCTGCTCTCCGTCTCCGTGCTGGCGGGATGTGCCAGGAACCAGGTGCCGCAGTTCACCTATGACGATGACGTGCCGCCAGTGGCAACTACGACGACGGCGGTGGCAGATACGCGGCCCCGGCCACTGCATGTCCCGCCCGCATGGACAGTCGCACGCGGTGGCACAGCCGCCGGCACGCCGGATGGTAGGGTCGAGAACGCCAATGCCGCTGCCCGAATCGAGCCGCGTCGGGAAGGCTATTACAACGCGATCCAGATCTACCCCTGGAGCGAGGGCGCACTCTATCAGGTCTATGCTGCAGTCGGGCAGATCACCACTATTGCGCTGGAGCCGGGCGAAAGTCTGACCGGAGCCGGGCCGATTGCGGCGGGCGATACTGCACGCTGGGTCATTGGCGACACCGAAAGCGGCAGCGGTGCGAACCGGCGGGTCCAGATCCTCGTCAAGCCGACGCGGCCGGACATTTCCACCAACCTCGTCATCACCACCGACCGGCGCATCTATATGATTGAGCTGCGCGCCCGCGAGGCGCTCTACATGCCTGCCGTGGCCTGGTCCTATCCCGCACCTCCGCCGGGCCAGCGTCCGAGCGTGCCGACTGCACCCACTATCCCCGCGGAGTCCGCCCGCAATTATCGCTACGGTCTGCAGCTTCCCGGCGCGAGCCCGCCATGGCGTCCGGTTGCCGTTTTTGATGATGGCCGCCGCGTCTATGTCGTCTTCCCGCGCGGGATCGTTCAGGGCGAGATGCCACCGCTCTTCGTCCTGGGCAGTGATGGCGAGCCGCAGATCGTCAATTCACGGATCCATCAGAACGTCCTGATCGTGGACCGGCTGTTTGGGGCGGCCGAGCTGCGCCTTGGCAGCGGCGACCGCCAGCAGGTCGTCAGGATCATCCGCTTGGAACCGACGCAGGCTGAAGCGGTAACTTCTGCGCCAACGGCGGGAGGATCGCCGACATGA
- the trbJ gene encoding P-type conjugative transfer protein TrbJ: protein MASATAFALTLAAPMALTPVFTTPAHAFFGGLGRIVYDPTNHAENLLTAARTLEQINNQITSLQNEAQMLINQARNLTSLPYSSLQVLQQNVSRTQQLLSQAQNIAFDVQTIDQMFQQDYGNLSLTATDTQMITDARSRWENTVGGLQDAMRVQAGVVGNIDSNRAEMAALVGESQGATGALQATQAGNQLLALQSQQLSDLIAVISANGRAETLTEAERATAAEQGRIQRERFLTPGAGYQPGNARMFN, encoded by the coding sequence ATGGCCAGCGCAACCGCATTCGCCCTGACGCTTGCGGCACCGATGGCCCTCACCCCGGTGTTCACGACGCCGGCTCATGCCTTCTTCGGGGGCTTGGGGCGGATCGTCTACGACCCGACCAACCATGCTGAGAACCTGCTGACGGCGGCGCGCACGCTGGAGCAGATCAACAATCAGATCACCTCGCTCCAGAACGAGGCGCAGATGCTGATCAACCAGGCCCGCAATCTCACGAGCCTGCCCTACAGCTCGCTCCAGGTGTTGCAACAGAACGTGAGCCGCACCCAGCAGCTTCTGAGCCAGGCCCAGAACATCGCCTTCGACGTGCAGACCATCGACCAGATGTTCCAGCAGGACTACGGCAATCTGTCTCTGACCGCGACCGATACTCAGATGATCACGGATGCGCGCAGCCGTTGGGAAAACACCGTGGGCGGCTTGCAGGATGCCATGCGGGTCCAGGCCGGCGTCGTTGGCAATATCGACAGCAATCGCGCCGAGATGGCCGCGCTGGTCGGCGAAAGCCAGGGCGCCACCGGCGCGCTGCAAGCGACGCAGGCCGGCAATCAGCTGCTCGCACTTCAATCTCAGCAGCTTTCTGACCTGATTGCGGTGATCTCGGCCAATGGCCGCGCCGAGACGCTGACCGAGGCCGAACGCGCGACCGCCGCCGAGCAAGGCCGCATCCAGCGCGAACGCTTCCTGACACCGGGCGCGGGCTACCAGCCCGGCAATGCCCGCATGTTCAACTGA
- a CDS encoding DUF2274 domain-containing protein, with protein sequence MTKLKLGRLSDDKPVKLTVELPADLHRSLVDYGRLLADPGAPPVDPVRLIVPMLERFIATDRGFAKARRSGPATKVSV encoded by the coding sequence ATGACCAAGCTGAAACTCGGGCGGCTGTCTGACGACAAGCCCGTCAAATTGACAGTGGAATTGCCGGCTGATCTGCATCGGAGCCTTGTCGACTATGGCCGACTGCTGGCCGATCCCGGCGCTCCTCCGGTCGACCCGGTAAGGCTGATCGTCCCGATGCTGGAGCGATTCATTGCCACGGATCGCGGCTTCGCCAAAGCGCGGCGTTCGGGTCCGGCAACTAAAGTGTCGGTCTGA
- a CDS encoding LysR family transcriptional regulator — MKETVQHPEIELRHLRHFVAAAEHGSFRKAGVALGLSQSAISRCIAELEDQIGASLFHRHTWGVSQTFAGERFLTTARKTLRIVGDGANNIAAAGRGENGCVKIGIYSSIASGFVTELLRQYGDRHRDVQIEIIDGAAAEHAAAIRRLHLDVAFLAGERDWSDCERVQLWSEQIFVALPGDHCLAIRTALAWRDLADETFVVSAIAPGDEVRAHLMRELNGLGGCPDIEVQSVGFDNLLPLVALGRGLTLVCEAMTATRFPGVSYRPIVDEVIPFSAVWSAKNDNPAFRRLLSLAKMMAVRPTL; from the coding sequence ATGAAGGAGACCGTGCAGCACCCAGAGATCGAGTTGCGTCACCTCCGGCATTTCGTTGCGGCAGCGGAGCATGGCAGCTTTCGTAAAGCGGGGGTTGCCCTCGGACTGTCACAATCTGCCATCAGCAGGTGTATAGCTGAACTTGAAGACCAGATCGGAGCCTCGTTGTTCCATCGACACACATGGGGTGTTTCACAGACCTTTGCCGGTGAACGCTTCCTCACCACCGCCCGTAAAACTCTCAGGATTGTTGGCGACGGCGCAAATAACATTGCAGCGGCAGGTCGAGGGGAGAACGGGTGTGTGAAAATTGGAATATACTCGTCCATTGCGTCAGGATTTGTCACCGAGCTGCTGCGCCAATACGGTGATAGGCACAGAGACGTGCAAATCGAGATAATCGACGGTGCTGCCGCTGAGCACGCTGCTGCGATCCGGCGCCTGCACCTGGACGTTGCCTTTCTCGCTGGGGAACGTGATTGGTCCGATTGTGAGCGCGTGCAGTTGTGGTCTGAACAGATTTTCGTGGCACTGCCAGGCGATCATTGCCTTGCGATCCGTACGGCACTGGCTTGGCGTGACCTGGCGGATGAGACTTTTGTTGTGAGCGCAATCGCTCCGGGTGACGAAGTCCGCGCACACCTTATGCGCGAACTGAATGGTCTTGGCGGATGTCCCGACATCGAGGTTCAATCCGTCGGATTCGATAACCTTCTTCCCTTGGTTGCGCTTGGTCGAGGTCTAACACTTGTCTGCGAGGCGATGACGGCCACCCGGTTTCCTGGTGTCAGCTACCGCCCGATCGTGGACGAAGTGATACCCTTCTCCGCCGTTTGGTCGGCCAAGAACGACAACCCGGCATTCAGGCGGCTGCTCAGCCTCGCAAAGATGATGGCTGTCAGACCGACACTTTAG
- a CDS encoding D-alanyl-D-alanine carboxypeptidase family protein, translated as MQQRPSLISFGILPFIFFLFICVASTATVARADNYAHLVIDATTGNVLEAQNADALRHPASLTKMMTVYIVFEAIRNGRLTWDQRIRVSETAASRIPTKLYAPAGSTITVREAVLGMIVLSANDAATAVAEEFSGNEAAFGELMTRQARQLGMSSTVFTNASGLPSRAQVTTARDMSVLAIALQRDFPEFYQLFSHTSMTFAGRTRYGHNRLMSRYEGMDGMKTGYTNWSGFNIVSAVSNGNRRVIGVVMGGATAQSRDNRMAELLDRAIPRASNAPGGPTLPRQILSTAVLVSPRPPTRPQRFGASDAATPLTAVFVSLRPRERPENLAVDHAVRIALLSVSADEDIPFQIVSASEIDAAVSQALASIPN; from the coding sequence ATGCAACAAAGACCCTCACTGATTTCATTCGGCATTCTCCCGTTTATTTTCTTCCTGTTTATTTGCGTTGCTTCAACAGCTACTGTCGCCAGAGCAGACAACTATGCTCATCTTGTCATCGACGCAACCACAGGAAACGTTTTGGAAGCGCAGAATGCTGATGCGTTGAGGCACCCTGCATCGCTTACGAAGATGATGACAGTATACATCGTCTTTGAAGCGATTCGTAACGGCCGCCTGACCTGGGATCAACGGATTCGAGTATCTGAAACCGCAGCAAGCCGCATACCGACAAAACTGTACGCTCCCGCTGGATCTACCATAACTGTCCGAGAGGCTGTCCTCGGAATGATTGTCCTTTCGGCAAACGATGCGGCCACCGCTGTAGCAGAAGAATTCTCAGGGAATGAAGCCGCATTCGGAGAACTGATGACGCGACAGGCACGTCAGCTTGGGATGTCGAGCACCGTATTCACGAACGCTTCGGGCCTCCCAAGTCGCGCACAAGTTACAACGGCGCGGGACATGTCCGTTCTCGCCATTGCGCTACAGAGAGATTTTCCAGAATTTTATCAACTATTTTCGCATACAAGTATGACTTTCGCCGGACGGACTCGTTACGGACACAATCGCCTCATGTCCCGATACGAGGGCATGGATGGAATGAAAACAGGGTACACCAATTGGTCAGGTTTCAACATTGTCAGTGCCGTTTCTAACGGCAACCGGCGGGTTATAGGTGTCGTGATGGGCGGCGCAACCGCTCAGTCGCGCGACAACAGAATGGCTGAATTGCTCGACAGGGCCATCCCAAGAGCATCAAACGCGCCCGGCGGACCTACGCTTCCTAGGCAAATTCTGTCGACCGCCGTGCTCGTTTCTCCGCGTCCTCCAACACGACCTCAACGCTTCGGCGCAAGCGATGCAGCCACGCCACTGACAGCCGTTTTTGTATCTTTGCGCCCCCGCGAGCGACCGGAGAACTTAGCTGTGGACCACGCCGTCAGGATCGCATTGCTGAGCGTCTCCGCTGATGAAGACATCCCATTCCAGATTGTTAGTGCCAGTGAAATCGACGCAGCAGTGTCTCAAGCCCTAGCCTCCATCCCAAACTAG
- a CDS encoding D-alanyl-D-alanine carboxypeptidase family protein has translation MQVYISARAGRSRLGMLGTATALARASFTAVGILFPCSASAEEFAAAVRSAWIYDIPTQTVMMDRDADVAMPPASMTKLMTLYILFEALEAGRVQLTDRFNVSPHAASRGGSTMFLDTRDRPTIEELIRGIVVMSGNDAAIVVAEGLAGTEAAFAGLMNATAERIGMENSQFMNASGWPEAGHEMTARDLGTLAVRIIEDFPQYYHYFSESEFPFDSRAPANRFNRNPILRLNIGGDGLKTGHTEEAGYGFVGSAIRDDRRVVFAFMGADDANARVQIARDIVIWAFGQFRARQVLRSGDVVAEAEVWLGERATVPLTVESDLTILIPAGQSDNVQAMLSYIGPISAPIIAGQEIGNLTVSRGTMEALSVPVVAAEGIQVGGFDVRLSAAATILINSAIRQASRLLTPEQE, from the coding sequence ATGCAGGTCTATATCTCGGCGAGAGCCGGGCGTTCCCGCTTGGGTATGCTCGGCACCGCCACCGCGCTTGCGCGCGCATCCTTCACGGCGGTCGGAATACTCTTCCCCTGCTCTGCAAGCGCTGAAGAGTTTGCAGCCGCAGTCCGTTCAGCCTGGATCTACGATATTCCGACACAGACGGTGATGATGGACCGGGACGCCGATGTGGCGATGCCGCCCGCGTCCATGACGAAACTGATGACACTATACATCCTGTTCGAAGCGCTCGAAGCAGGACGTGTCCAACTCACCGACCGCTTCAATGTCTCGCCCCACGCGGCCAGCCGGGGCGGGTCAACGATGTTCCTGGACACGCGAGACAGACCTACGATCGAAGAACTGATCCGGGGCATCGTCGTCATGTCAGGTAACGATGCAGCTATCGTGGTCGCGGAAGGCCTAGCCGGAACTGAAGCTGCATTCGCCGGTTTGATGAACGCTACCGCCGAGCGGATCGGCATGGAGAACTCCCAATTCATGAATGCGAGTGGCTGGCCAGAGGCCGGCCATGAAATGACCGCAAGGGATTTGGGAACGCTGGCGGTCAGGATTATTGAGGACTTCCCACAGTATTATCACTACTTTTCAGAGTCCGAGTTCCCATTTGATAGCAGGGCACCTGCCAATAGATTCAACAGAAACCCTATACTTCGCCTGAACATAGGCGGTGATGGCCTCAAAACTGGCCATACCGAGGAAGCTGGGTACGGTTTTGTCGGGTCCGCCATACGAGATGATCGTCGCGTCGTCTTTGCCTTCATGGGAGCGGACGATGCCAACGCAAGAGTACAAATTGCCCGGGACATCGTGATCTGGGCATTTGGGCAGTTCAGAGCAAGGCAAGTACTGCGGAGCGGCGATGTTGTCGCCGAAGCCGAGGTTTGGCTTGGAGAGCGAGCAACCGTCCCTCTCACTGTCGAAAGCGACCTGACAATCCTCATCCCGGCAGGGCAATCAGACAACGTCCAGGCAATGTTATCCTATATCGGCCCGATTTCAGCCCCGATTATCGCGGGGCAAGAAATCGGCAACCTTACCGTGTCGCGCGGCACGATGGAGGCATTAAGTGTCCCAGTCGTGGCAGCGGAAGGCATTCAGGTTGGTGGCTTCGATGTTCGGCTATCAGCCGCTGCGACGATACTGATCAATTCAGCAATTCGTCAGGCGTCGAGGTTACTCACCCCGGAGCAAGAATAA
- a CDS encoding TrbC/VirB2 family protein — MIRRAFHIRQHVATAAAFAFAWASLMTSPAFAAGSSMPWEAPLQSILQSVEGPVAKIVAVIIIIVTGLTLAFGDTGGGFRRLIQIVFGISIAFAASSFFLSFFSFGGGALI, encoded by the coding sequence ATGATCCGTCGCGCCTTCCATATCCGCCAGCATGTCGCAACCGCCGCCGCCTTCGCCTTCGCCTGGGCGAGCCTGATGACCTCCCCGGCCTTTGCCGCGGGTTCCTCCATGCCCTGGGAGGCCCCGTTGCAGTCGATCCTGCAATCGGTCGAAGGCCCGGTCGCCAAGATCGTCGCGGTGATCATCATCATCGTCACCGGCCTGACGCTGGCCTTTGGCGACACCGGCGGCGGTTTCCGGCGGCTGATCCAGATCGTTTTCGGCATCTCCATCGCCTTCGCGGCCAGTTCCTTCTTCCTCAGCTTCTTCAGCTTTGGCGGCGGGGCGCTGATCTGA
- a CDS encoding LysR family transcriptional regulator yields MNIDYLKDFLCLSETMNLTVAADLRGTTQSNFSKRLRSLEMWLDHDLIDRTSRPIALTPYGEAFVIKAKSILEDLHDFKSNRTPWDSSSGGVKVATPHAATHYALPNLMHIIRGVLPNIFLLPHLQNQAETAVMLSRTECELAIATKHKGLPLSSELEVFRSVEFDNDRLVMVFNPSSTTVTDQLNLFVPHRNTYLGRIWSENKPTSILNPEIGVGLVAEVRAHCLGGNGIGIIPQSLVEADLELGRLAQIDLPADLTYSYRLFCAPKASPMARQVWDLVKTLQPIIPSAT; encoded by the coding sequence GTGAATATCGACTATCTCAAGGACTTCCTGTGTCTCTCCGAGACCATGAACCTGACTGTCGCCGCAGATCTGCGTGGAACAACACAATCCAATTTCAGCAAAAGGCTCAGAAGCCTGGAGATGTGGCTGGATCATGATCTGATTGATCGAACAAGCCGACCAATTGCCCTCACACCATATGGCGAAGCCTTTGTGATAAAGGCAAAGTCAATTCTAGAGGATCTACACGACTTCAAGAGCAACAGGACCCCGTGGGACTCATCGTCTGGCGGCGTCAAGGTTGCAACGCCCCATGCAGCCACCCATTACGCGCTTCCCAACCTGATGCATATTATCCGAGGTGTTTTGCCAAACATATTCCTGCTGCCGCACCTCCAGAACCAGGCCGAAACCGCAGTGATGCTGAGCCGGACCGAATGCGAATTGGCCATCGCCACCAAACACAAAGGCCTCCCCCTGTCGTCGGAACTTGAGGTCTTTCGCTCTGTAGAGTTCGATAATGACCGACTTGTGATGGTGTTCAATCCGTCCAGCACCACGGTGACCGATCAACTGAACCTATTCGTCCCACACAGAAATACCTATCTTGGCAGGATCTGGAGCGAGAACAAGCCAACCAGCATCCTAAACCCAGAGATAGGCGTGGGACTTGTGGCCGAAGTGCGCGCGCACTGCCTTGGTGGTAATGGCATCGGCATCATACCGCAGAGTTTGGTTGAGGCAGACCTCGAGCTTGGCAGGCTTGCACAAATCGATCTGCCTGCTGACCTCACCTACTCCTACCGCCTTTTCTGCGCCCCGAAGGCATCACCAATGGCCCGCCAGGTCTGGGATTTGGTGAAGACCTTACAGCCCATCATTCCCTCAGCAACTTGA
- the trbK-alt gene encoding putative entry exclusion protein TrbK-alt yields MEGKVLARIAAVVFVAIAITAAVIEMTREDVSTPAPAAPALQAPADPLRLELRRCQEMGEAAADDVECLRLWAGNRDRFLGRIPAPSASAQPDAGPTGGQ; encoded by the coding sequence ATGGAAGGGAAGGTGCTGGCCCGGATCGCCGCAGTGGTGTTTGTCGCCATCGCGATCACTGCGGCGGTCATCGAGATGACGCGCGAGGATGTGTCCACGCCAGCACCTGCCGCTCCGGCGCTTCAGGCACCGGCAGATCCGCTTCGCCTTGAGCTGCGACGCTGCCAGGAAATGGGAGAGGCGGCGGCCGATGATGTGGAATGCTTGCGCCTCTGGGCCGGGAACCGTGACCGCTTTCTGGGCCGGATACCTGCACCGTCGGCATCCGCCCAACCTGACGCTGGCCCGACCGGAGGGCAGTAA
- the trbF gene encoding conjugal transfer protein TrbF, whose translation MNIFKRPSTHFGKVPQPETPYQNAAQVWDERIGSARVQARNWRYMAFGCLILSAGFASALVWQSARGTVVPWVVQVDTLGQAQTVAPATADYRPTDPQIAFHLGRFIEQVRAIPADAIIVRQNWLRAYEFTTDRGAAALNEHARTNDPFTRVGRQQVAVEVSSVIRASPDSFRVAWTERHFESGQLSTTERWTAILTVVIQTPRDAERLRANPLGIYVNAISWSREMSQ comes from the coding sequence ATGAACATCTTCAAACGTCCATCCACCCATTTCGGCAAGGTGCCGCAACCAGAGACACCCTATCAAAATGCCGCACAGGTCTGGGATGAGCGCATCGGCTCGGCCCGGGTTCAGGCCCGCAACTGGCGCTATATGGCCTTCGGCTGCCTGATCCTCTCGGCCGGTTTTGCCTCGGCGCTGGTCTGGCAATCGGCGCGAGGAACCGTGGTGCCCTGGGTGGTTCAGGTCGACACTCTCGGCCAAGCCCAGACCGTCGCGCCTGCCACTGCCGATTACCGGCCGACCGATCCGCAAATTGCCTTCCATCTCGGTCGCTTCATCGAGCAGGTTCGGGCGATCCCGGCGGACGCCATCATCGTGCGTCAGAACTGGCTGCGCGCTTATGAATTCACCACGGATCGTGGTGCGGCGGCGCTCAACGAACATGCCCGCACCAATGATCCCTTCACCCGCGTTGGTCGCCAGCAGGTGGCGGTCGAGGTTTCCTCGGTCATCCGGGCCTCGCCGGACAGTTTCCGCGTCGCCTGGACCGAGCGGCATTTCGAGAGCGGCCAGCTATCCACGACCGAGCGCTGGACCGCGATCCTGACCGTCGTGATCCAGACCCCGCGGGACGCCGAGCGTCTGCGTGCCAATCCGCTCGGGATCTACGTCAACGCAATTTCATGGTCGCGGGAGATGAGCCAATGA
- a CDS encoding VirB3 family type IV secretion system protein has protein sequence MAVSFEALDAVPGFSVPVHRALTEPILLGGAPRSVAILNGTLAGAVGLGLQLWLVGILIWAVGHIAAVWAAKRDPLFVEVARRHLRIPGHLSV, from the coding sequence ATGGCCGTGAGCTTCGAGGCCCTGGACGCGGTGCCGGGATTCAGCGTCCCGGTTCACCGCGCCCTGACCGAACCGATCCTGCTCGGTGGCGCGCCGCGCTCCGTTGCCATCCTGAATGGCACGCTGGCCGGCGCGGTCGGCCTCGGCCTTCAGCTCTGGCTCGTCGGCATCCTGATCTGGGCGGTTGGCCATATCGCTGCCGTCTGGGCCGCCAAGCGCGATCCGCTCTTCGTTGAGGTGGCGCGCCGCCATCTGCGCATCCCCGGCCATCTTTCGGTGTGA
- the trbL gene encoding P-type conjugative transfer protein TrbL has translation MGGTGVIDSFLGIFTRYIDSGFGLLGGEVAFIATTLIVIDVTLAALFWAWGADDDILARLVKKTIFVGVFAYIISNWNNLARIVFESFAGLGLMASGTGFSAADLLRPGRVAQIGLDAGRPLLDSISDLMGWIAVFENLVQILCLFFAWALVILAFFILAVQLFVTLIEFKLTTLAGFVLIPFGLFGKTAFMAERVLGNVVSSGIKVLVLAVIIGIGSTLFGQFTAGFGGATPTIDDAMAIVLAALSLLGLGIFGPGIASGLVSGGPQLSAGAAVGTGLAVGGAAVAAGGATMLAARGGGAALSGGAALARGGASAAGAASSAYTLGSMGATGGAGVAAGLGGVARAGASAAVSPLKRAAARTTESVKSSHAGGARGGFAATGGTTSMGTVGGAPSALDAAAPAGSPPAWAQRMQRSRTVSQGVRVAAHAVRSGDSRGGGSSISLSESDRI, from the coding sequence ATGGGCGGAACCGGCGTTATCGACAGCTTTCTCGGCATCTTCACCAGATATATCGACTCCGGCTTCGGTCTGCTGGGTGGCGAGGTCGCCTTCATCGCCACGACGCTGATCGTCATCGACGTGACGCTTGCGGCCCTGTTCTGGGCCTGGGGTGCCGATGACGACATCCTCGCCCGCCTCGTGAAGAAAACCATCTTCGTCGGGGTCTTCGCCTATATCATCTCAAACTGGAACAATCTCGCCCGGATCGTCTTCGAGAGCTTCGCCGGTCTCGGCCTCATGGCCTCGGGCACCGGGTTCTCGGCAGCGGATCTGCTGCGGCCGGGCCGTGTCGCCCAGATCGGCCTGGATGCGGGTAGGCCGCTGCTCGACTCCATCTCCGACCTGATGGGCTGGATCGCCGTCTTTGAGAATCTGGTGCAGATCCTCTGCCTGTTCTTCGCCTGGGCGCTGGTGATCCTCGCCTTCTTCATTCTCGCCGTGCAGCTCTTCGTCACCCTGATCGAGTTCAAGCTGACCACGCTCGCAGGCTTCGTCCTGATCCCCTTCGGCCTCTTCGGCAAAACCGCCTTCATGGCCGAGCGCGTGCTGGGCAATGTCGTCTCCAGCGGCATCAAGGTGCTGGTCCTCGCCGTGATCATCGGCATCGGCTCGACCCTGTTCGGCCAGTTCACCGCCGGGTTCGGTGGTGCGACACCGACCATCGACGACGCCATGGCCATCGTGCTGGCTGCTCTTTCCCTTCTCGGTCTCGGGATCTTCGGTCCCGGCATCGCCTCCGGCCTTGTCTCGGGTGGTCCCCAGCTCAGCGCCGGTGCTGCCGTTGGGACCGGCCTCGCGGTTGGCGGAGCTGCCGTTGCCGCGGGCGGCGCGACCATGCTGGCCGCCCGTGGCGGCGGCGCTGCCCTTTCCGGTGGAGCGGCCCTGGCGCGTGGTGGGGCATCTGCCGCAGGTGCCGCATCCTCTGCCTATACCCTGGGCTCTATGGGCGCGACCGGCGGCGCGGGCGTGGCCGCCGGTCTCGGTGGCGTTGCCCGCGCCGGCGCATCTGCTGCCGTATCGCCCCTGAAACGTGCCGCCGCCCGTACCACTGAGAGCGTCAAATCCAGCCATGCGGGAGGGGCGCGGGGCGGCTTCGCCGCCACAGGAGGCACCACCTCGATGGGAACTGTCGGAGGCGCACCATCCGCACTCGATGCAGCAGCCCCAGCCGGAAGCCCACCCGCCTGGGCACAGCGCATGCAGCGCAGCCGCACCGTGAGCCAGGGCGTCAGGGTCGCCGCCCATGCCGTCCGGTCCGGCGACAGCCGTGGCGGCGGTTCCTCGATCAGCCTTTCCGAAAGTGACCGCATATGA
- a CDS encoding TrbI/VirB10 family protein: MSEKPAAPMRLRADPPRVTRLSRKMLAGVGAVALLCIGGALIYALQTRDAGPGGGEFYSTENRPTADGLAGLPRDYTGPVLGPALPGDLGRPILDAQNRGQPVVPPPITTPTVDPEEQRRLAEEEAARLSNVFFQTGPRTGTGAGPTLAGLGGLDLGGVAGPQDGASGFLNGPVDRQTVSPDRVAPPASPYILQAGAVIPAALITGIRSDLPGQITAQVTENVYDSPTGSLLLIPQGTRIIGQYDDDVTFGQRRVLLVWNRLILPGGRSIVLERLPGADASGYAGLEDGVDYHWWDLMRAAGLSTLLAVGAELASSDEDRLVRAIRDGAQDTINQAGQQIVQRQLQVAPTLTIRPGFSVRIIVTRDLVFEPAGG, from the coding sequence ATGAGCGAGAAACCTGCCGCCCCCATGCGGTTGCGCGCCGATCCGCCCCGCGTCACCCGCCTGTCGCGCAAGATGCTGGCAGGCGTCGGCGCTGTCGCCCTGCTCTGCATCGGCGGCGCGCTGATCTACGCGCTTCAAACCCGTGACGCCGGACCAGGCGGCGGAGAATTCTACTCGACCGAGAACCGGCCCACGGCGGATGGTCTCGCCGGTCTCCCGCGCGACTATACCGGCCCTGTCCTAGGACCGGCACTGCCCGGTGATCTCGGGCGCCCAATCCTTGACGCGCAAAACCGGGGGCAGCCCGTTGTTCCACCGCCCATCACCACGCCGACGGTCGATCCCGAGGAGCAACGCCGTCTTGCCGAGGAAGAAGCGGCTCGGCTGAGTAATGTGTTCTTCCAGACCGGCCCCCGCACCGGCACCGGAGCGGGACCGACACTGGCCGGGCTTGGCGGGCTCGACCTCGGCGGTGTCGCGGGGCCGCAGGATGGTGCCTCGGGTTTCCTGAACGGCCCGGTGGATCGCCAGACCGTTTCCCCGGATCGTGTCGCGCCGCCGGCGTCCCCCTATATCCTTCAGGCCGGGGCCGTCATCCCGGCAGCCCTGATCACCGGCATCCGCTCTGACCTTCCCGGCCAGATCACCGCGCAGGTGACGGAAAACGTCTATGACAGCCCCACCGGCAGCCTGCTCCTCATCCCGCAGGGCACGCGCATCATCGGGCAGTATGATGACGATGTGACCTTTGGTCAGCGGCGGGTTCTGCTGGTCTGGAACCGACTGATCCTTCCCGGTGGCCGGTCGATCGTTTTGGAGCGCCTGCCGGGCGCGGATGCCAGCGGCTATGCGGGTCTTGAAGATGGCGTCGATTACCATTGGTGGGATCTGATGCGGGCGGCGGGCCTCTCCACACTGCTCGCTGTGGGGGCCGAACTCGCCTCCAGCGACGAGGACCGGCTGGTCCGGGCCATCCGCGATGGGGCGCAGGACACGATCAATCAGGCGGGGCAGCAGATCGTACAGCGCCAGTTGCAGGTCGCGCCGACCCTGACCATCCGGCCGGGCTTCTCGGTCAGGATTATTGTGACCCGGGATCTTGTCTTTGAGCCCGCAGGAGGTTGA